One genomic segment of Persephonella sp. includes these proteins:
- the moaCB gene encoding bifunctional molybdenum cofactor biosynthesis protein MoaC/MoaB, translated as MGFKPVDVSGKFETIRTAKAEGKIYLSPESVEMIKENKVPKGDVLLASQMAGLLGAKRTPDILPFCHNIMIDHVVVDTQLQENGVYVTAEVKCVGRTGVEMEALTAVSAALLNVYDMLKAFDKNMVISDIKLVSKKGGKSDWAEDLSGLKCAVITLSDTCYQGEAEDRSGKTAIDIIENEFGGQVVHYKILPDDKDMIVNELKELTDKVDIIFTTGGTGFSKRDVTPEATKEVIRKEMIGFSEAIRIVGIKFTPKSLLSRGVCGILGDATLVINLPGSTGGVKDNIRLVAPLLKHAIRMAKGEKKH; from the coding sequence ATGGGATTTAAACCGGTTGATGTGTCAGGAAAATTTGAAACAATCAGAACAGCCAAGGCAGAAGGTAAGATATATTTATCCCCTGAATCTGTAGAAATGATAAAAGAAAATAAGGTTCCTAAAGGGGATGTTTTGCTTGCTTCACAGATGGCAGGTTTACTTGGAGCAAAAAGGACTCCTGATATACTTCCATTTTGCCATAACATAATGATTGACCATGTTGTTGTAGATACACAACTTCAGGAAAATGGGGTTTATGTAACAGCTGAGGTTAAATGTGTAGGCAGAACAGGAGTTGAGATGGAGGCTTTAACAGCTGTTTCCGCAGCACTACTTAATGTTTATGATATGCTCAAGGCTTTTGATAAAAATATGGTTATATCTGATATAAAACTTGTTTCCAAAAAAGGTGGTAAATCAGACTGGGCTGAGGATTTATCAGGCCTTAAATGTGCTGTTATTACTCTCAGTGATACATGTTATCAGGGAGAGGCTGAGGATAGAAGCGGAAAAACAGCTATTGATATTATTGAAAATGAGTTTGGCGGTCAGGTTGTCCATTACAAAATACTTCCTGATGACAAGGATATGATTGTCAATGAATTAAAAGAACTTACAGATAAGGTAGACATTATATTTACAACCGGTGGAACAGGATTTAGCAAAAGGGATGTTACCCCAGAAGCTACAAAAGAAGTAATTAGAAAAGAGATGATAGGTTTTTCTGAAGCAATAAGAATTGTTGGAATTAAATTTACTCCAAAATCACTCCTTTCAAGAGGGGTATGCGGGATTTTAGGAGATGCAACCCTTGTTATAAATCTCCCTGGTTCAACAGGCGGAGTTAAGGATAATATCAGGCTTGTTGCTCCTCTTTTAAAACATGCAATAAGAATGGCAAAAGGTGAGAAAAAACATTAA
- the hpt gene encoding hypoxanthine phosphoribosyltransferase → MEIKGRKASILIPEKEIKEKVKQLGQQISKDFEGKELLVVGILKGSFIFMADLVREIEGKVYIDFMQVSSYHTNMESSGEVIFVKDISTDIKGKNVLIVDDIIDTGRTLEALVEALSQREPNIIKTCVLLDKKERREVNYDADYVGFVIPDKFVIGYGLDWAEEGRTLKDIYAVED, encoded by the coding sequence ATGGAAATAAAAGGCAGAAAAGCATCTATTTTAATTCCGGAAAAGGAGATAAAAGAAAAAGTCAAACAATTAGGACAACAGATTAGTAAAGATTTTGAAGGCAAAGAATTGTTAGTGGTGGGTATCCTGAAAGGCTCTTTTATTTTTATGGCTGATTTAGTCAGGGAAATTGAGGGAAAAGTTTATATAGATTTTATGCAGGTTTCTTCTTATCACACAAATATGGAAAGCTCAGGGGAGGTTATCTTTGTCAAAGATATATCAACAGATATAAAAGGAAAAAATGTGCTGATAGTTGATGATATTATAGACACAGGTAGAACACTGGAAGCCCTTGTTGAAGCTTTATCCCAGCGGGAGCCTAACATAATAAAAACCTGTGTTTTACTGGACAAAAAAGAAAGACGGGAAGTCAACTACGATGCCGATTATGTGGGATTTGTCATACCTGACAAGTTTGTTATAGGTTATGGTTTAGACTGGGCAGAAGAAGGTAGAACATTAAAAGATATCTATGCAGTGGAGGATTAA
- a CDS encoding polysaccharide deacetylase family protein, with product MIKFKQKGCKLNSRFLLIILTLTISFCAYAEDFFLYSKYIPYLSKKDPQIVKSFYFKANTNTNKKIIALTFDDGPSENGYTLVPVLKKYKVPATFFWIANRIPKYEINRYNSELFIIGVHTYSHLNYDKLTEKEILNDVEKALDIFHENNLNPKYFRPAYGIVNQGIVKALRKNHLKGILWSIDSMDWKYFENQQIIIQNVVNHLSPGSIILMHETRTKPETLEIIIKEITKQGYKIVPLTEILKYPSKYPNDVN from the coding sequence ATGATAAAATTTAAACAAAAAGGATGCAAATTGAACTCAAGATTTCTATTAATTATTTTGACCTTAACTATTAGTTTTTGTGCATATGCAGAGGATTTTTTCCTTTATTCTAAATATATACCTTATTTATCTAAAAAAGACCCTCAGATTGTAAAAAGCTTCTATTTTAAAGCAAATACAAATACAAACAAAAAAATAATAGCTTTAACCTTTGATGATGGACCTTCTGAAAATGGATATACACTTGTCCCTGTATTGAAAAAGTATAAGGTGCCGGCAACATTTTTTTGGATAGCAAATCGTATCCCTAAATATGAGATAAACCGTTATAACTCAGAACTTTTTATTATTGGAGTTCATACATACAGCCACTTGAATTATGACAAACTAACAGAAAAAGAAATTTTAAATGATGTAGAAAAGGCTTTAGATATATTTCATGAAAATAATCTAAATCCAAAATATTTTAGGCCGGCTTACGGGATTGTTAATCAAGGTATAGTCAAGGCTTTAAGGAAAAATCATTTAAAAGGTATTCTCTGGTCCATAGATAGTATGGATTGGAAATACTTTGAAAATCAGCAAATTATAATACAAAATGTGGTTAACCATCTTTCTCCTGGAAGTATTATCCTCATGCACGAAACCAGAACAAAACCAGAAACATTAGAAATAATAATTAAAGAAATTACAAAACAAGGTTATAAAATAGTTCCTCTAACTGAAATTTTAAAATATCCTTCTAAATATCCTAATGATGTAAATTAA
- the rimI gene encoding ribosomal protein S18-alanine N-acetyltransferase, translated as MRIYKEKIKIADFKKEYLPQVQEILKENFEYPWSEEQILSSNAFSIKKVFIYENNPVAFFAGELIFSEGSISMIAVKKEFQGKGIGKHIMNWFIDLCKQKGINNIWLEVSQNNKKAIRFYEDFGFTIQDIRKNYYKDGSDALIMKLNLHH; from the coding sequence ATGAGGATTTACAAAGAGAAGATAAAAATAGCTGATTTTAAAAAGGAATATCTTCCACAGGTTCAGGAAATATTAAAAGAAAATTTTGAGTATCCATGGTCTGAAGAGCAAATTCTTTCCTCTAATGCTTTCTCTATAAAAAAGGTTTTTATTTATGAAAATAATCCTGTAGCATTTTTTGCAGGGGAGTTGATATTCTCAGAAGGTTCCATTTCAATGATAGCCGTTAAAAAGGAGTTCCAAGGAAAAGGCATCGGGAAGCATATTATGAACTGGTTTATAGACCTATGCAAACAAAAAGGTATAAATAATATCTGGCTGGAAGTTTCGCAAAACAACAAAAAAGCAATCAGATTTTATGAAGATTTCGGTTTCACTATTCAGGATATAAGGAAGAATTATTACAAAGATGGTTCTGATGCACTTATTATGAAGCTTAATTTACATCATTAG
- a CDS encoding bifunctional 3,4-dihydroxy-2-butanone-4-phosphate synthase/GTP cyclohydrolase II, translating to MEVRFNTIEEAIEDIKNGKMVIVVDDPDRENEGDLVMAAEKVTPEAINFMAKEGRGLICLSLTPERCKELDIPLMTTTNTDPKGTAFCLSIDAHPDFGTTTGISAYDRAITIKLAVSPDAKPSDFVRPGHVFPLMARPGGVLERTGHTEASVDLAKLAGLYPAGVICEIMKEDGTMARLPDLMKFAKKHNLKIITIADLVKYRLKREKLVSREAEAYLPTKFGTFKIYAYKSKVDGSEHVALVMGEINPDEPVLVRVHSECLTGDIFGSLRCDCQSQLHAALRMIAKEGKGVLVYMRGHEGRGIGIVNKIKAYSLQDEGYDTVEANHKLGFKADLRDFGTGAQILLDLGVRKMRLMTNNPRKIVALQGFGLEIVERVPIITETNPYNKNYLKTKKIRLGHLLDELQGESCQLEDEDLQREDKNS from the coding sequence ATGGAAGTAAGGTTCAACACAATTGAAGAGGCAATTGAGGATATAAAAAACGGCAAAATGGTAATTGTTGTTGATGACCCTGATAGAGAAAATGAAGGTGATTTGGTAATGGCCGCTGAAAAGGTCACACCTGAAGCTATTAATTTTATGGCGAAGGAAGGTCGTGGTTTGATATGTTTATCCCTCACGCCTGAAAGGTGTAAAGAACTTGACATTCCATTAATGACCACCACCAATACAGACCCAAAAGGAACAGCTTTCTGTTTATCAATAGATGCCCATCCGGATTTTGGAACAACAACAGGTATATCAGCTTATGACAGGGCTATCACAATAAAGCTGGCCGTTTCCCCTGATGCCAAGCCATCTGATTTTGTTAGACCGGGACATGTTTTTCCTTTAATGGCACGTCCAGGTGGAGTTCTGGAGAGAACAGGACATACAGAAGCATCTGTTGACCTTGCAAAACTGGCAGGTTTATATCCTGCAGGGGTTATATGCGAAATAATGAAAGAAGATGGCACAATGGCAAGGCTTCCTGATTTAATGAAATTTGCTAAAAAACATAATCTCAAAATAATAACCATTGCTGATCTTGTTAAATACAGATTGAAAAGGGAAAAGTTAGTAAGCCGTGAAGCAGAAGCTTACCTGCCTACAAAATTTGGAACATTCAAAATTTATGCATATAAAAGTAAGGTTGACGGTTCTGAACATGTTGCCTTGGTAATGGGTGAGATAAATCCTGATGAACCTGTTCTGGTCAGGGTTCATTCTGAATGTCTAACAGGAGATATATTTGGCTCTCTGAGATGTGATTGCCAGTCACAGCTCCATGCAGCCCTTAGAATGATAGCAAAAGAAGGAAAAGGGGTTCTGGTTTATATGAGGGGGCATGAAGGCAGAGGCATAGGAATAGTAAACAAAATAAAGGCTTATAGCTTGCAAGATGAAGGTTATGATACTGTTGAGGCAAACCATAAGTTAGGTTTTAAGGCAGATCTGAGGGATTTTGGAACAGGTGCTCAGATATTGTTAGACCTTGGTGTTAGAAAAATGAGACTTATGACAAATAATCCGAGAAAAATAGTTGCTCTACAGGGATTTGGTCTGGAAATAGTTGAAAGGGTTCCAATTATTACAGAAACAAATCCATATAACAAAAATTATCTTAAAACTAAAAAAATCAGACTGGGACATCTGCTGGATGAACTTCAGGGAGAAAGCTGCCAGTTAGAAGATGAGGATTTACAAAGAGAAGATAAAAATAGCTGA